A single Streptomyces sp. V1I1 DNA region contains:
- a CDS encoding IS5 family transposase: MPQSFALTCVESNSPSLSCDCLAHRFGNAADGPERVRCYGSDMTDAEWQVIRAVLPVPAWLEGRGGRPESYCHRVMLDAVRYVVDNGVKWVNLPADFPPYRRVHAFARRWQVRGLLAELHGRLRDRVRDKEGRKADPTAAIVDSQSLRAAANIPRSTSGWDGGKKVGGRKRHLVVDCLGLVLAVAVTAASVQDRDAAVPLLDQLRKMYFPDPLLPSLQQTEHRRHQPPPRARRTDQPRPSLPLPTGVHTHPPELNDHVRKADGVSAVPLGCTHVSQCGTHLDVPR, translated from the coding sequence TTGCCGCAGTCTTTCGCGCTCACCTGTGTGGAGTCCAACTCGCCGTCCCTGTCGTGTGACTGCCTCGCGCACAGGTTCGGCAACGCGGCGGACGGGCCGGAGCGCGTGCGGTGTTACGGCTCGGACATGACGGACGCGGAATGGCAGGTCATCCGGGCGGTGCTGCCGGTGCCCGCGTGGCTTGAAGGACGGGGCGGCCGACCGGAGAGCTATTGCCACCGTGTGATGCTGGATGCAGTCCGCTACGTGGTCGACAACGGCGTCAAGTGGGTCAATCTGCCTGCGGATTTCCCGCCGTACCGGCGTGTGCACGCTTTCGCCCGCCGCTGGCAGGTGAGGGGTTTGCTCGCCGAGCTCCACGGCCGGCTGCGCGACCGCGTGCGGGACAAGGAGGGCCGCAAGGCGGACCCGACGGCCGCGATCGTGGACTCGCAGTCACTGCGGGCAGCGGCGAACATCCCGCGCTCCACGTCCGGCTGGGACGGCGGGAAGAAGGTGGGCGGCCGCAAGCGGCACCTGGTGGTGGACTGCCTCGGCCTGGTCCTGGCCGTTGCGGTGACCGCGGCGAGCGTGCAGGACCGCGACGCCGCCGTCCCACTGCTCGACCAACTGCGCAAGATGTACTTCCCGGACCCTCTTCTCCCGAGCCTCCAGCAAACCGAGCACCGACGCCACCAGCCACCTCCACGAGCCAGACGAACGGACCAACCACGCCCATCTCTCCCGCTGCCGACCGGAGTTCATACCCACCCACCCGAACTAAACGATCACGTTCGGAAAGCGGATGGCGTCTCAGCGGTGCCGTTGGGGTGCACCCATGTGTCGCAGTGTGGGACCCACTTGGATGTAC